The following is a genomic window from Merismopedia glauca CCAP 1448/3.
CCGATTTAGTAATCTGACTAACTGCAATAGGTTTTACTTCTGTGGTGGCTTTAGCTGGGAGACTATTTGCTAGGTGGATACATCCAGCAATAGCCAAAGAAGCTAACAGAGAATTTCTCCACTTTAACTTTTGGCTAGAGTGGTGCGATTGCTTGTCTATTTGCTTACTCATATATATGTTTTAAACCCAATTAATCCAACCCCTGATGTATGGTTACTCTGATTAGAGGTTGGTTTATACATATATACAGTCACAAACTCAGGATTTCTGCAATGAGAATGTGAAGTTTTAATGTGCTGTTGTGTGCAAAGTCTCGATTGAGATGGTTCGTATTTTACCCAACCTGCATCAACAGGGCATTTTGAGGGCGCGTGGTGGAGGAAGAGCGATATCTTCAGGGGCATTGGGGCGATGGGTTACGACGGATTGTTATATTGAAGTTAGAGCAAAGGTTGTCGCCGTCTAACCCATCCTACTCTGATGGTGGAAGATAAGTACATGAAGTCAGAAGTCAGAAGGTAAAATGACTCCATCAAATCCCGAATGGCAAATTCAATCACCAGTCGCAGTTCCTGATGAATTTGTTGAAGCTGTGAGAAAGTTGCATCCAGGAATTAAGGGAAGCTATGCAGCACAATTATTATGGCAAAGAGGGGTTAGAGACGCGCAGCAACTAGCTGGTTATTTACAGCCAGATTCTTACCAGCCAGCTAGTCCGTTTGCTTTTGGCGAAGAAATGGAACGGGCAGTAGCTAGGTTGCAGAAAGCTGTTGAAGATCGAGAAAAAATCGCCATTTGGGGAGATTTTGATGCAGATGGAATTACTGCTACTTCCGTCTTGTGGGAAGGGTTAGGAGAGTTTTTCCCGCAGAACCAGCAATTGTCATATTACATTCCCAATCGTTTGAGGGAGTCTCACGGGTTAAATCTACCTGGGATTGAGAGACTGAAGACGCAGGGAATCAGTCTGATAGTCACTTGCGATACGGGTAGCACCAATTTAGCAGAAATTAATTATGCCAATGAATTAGGGATTGAAATCGTCGTTACAGATCATCATACCCTACCGTCAGAACGTCCTAATGTAGCTGCTATAGTGAATCCGCGCTATTTACCCCAAAATCATCCTTTGCACCATTTATCTGGGGTGGCTGTAGCTTATAAGCTGGTAGAGGCGATGTATTTGAGTCTCCCCCATATTCCTCAGCAACCTTTAGAAAACCTGTTGGATTTGGTGTGTATCGGTTTGATTACCGATTTAGTACAACTGAGAGGAGATTGTCGCTATTTGGCGCAACAGGGCTTGAAAAGGCTGCAAAAGCAACTACAAACACCTAGTAGACCTGGTGTAGCTGAGTTATTACAATTATGCAGTAGAAACGGCGATCGCCCTACCGATATTTCCTTTGGGATTGGACCTCGAATTAATGCAATTAGTCGGATTCACGGAGATGCAACTTTTGGGGTAGAGTTACTAACTAGTCGCGACTCGAAAAGGTGTCGTGAATTGGCGATGATAACAGAAACCGCTAACGCGCGTCGCAAAGGGTTACAACAGGATTTAATTAAGCAAGTTAAAAGCAAACTCAAGCAAGTCGATCTTTCAACGACCTATGCTTTGGTTTTATGGGACGAACAATGGTCAACTGGGGTTTTAGGGTTAGTTGCCAGTCAGATTGCCCAAGAATACGGTCGTCCGACGATTTTATTGAGTACGGGGATGGAATTAGAAGGTGAAGAAGATCCTGTATCTGTAAATACTTTAGCGAGAGGTTCGGCGCGTTCTGTAGGTAATATAGATCTGTATGAATTGGTGCGATCGCAATCCCATCTTTTGCACAGATTTGGCGGTCATCCTTTTGCGGCTGGATTGAGTTTAGAAATAGATAATTTGCCGCTATTTACTGAAGGAATTAATCGTCAACTTCGAGAGTTATCCCTCAGAAATAATATCAAGTTTGCACCCACTATTTATGCAGATCTAATCTGTGAAATTAGCGAACTTGGTAGAGATTTATATGATGAATTAAAACTGCTAGAACCTTATGGAATGGGAAATCCAGCCCCGCAAATCTTAATAAAGAACTGTAGATTTACCAACGTTGTTAATAGAAATATTAAAGATTTAAAACAGCAAAAAGTTCAATATATCAAAACCCAAATGCAGATTTGGGACGAGTCTAGTTTAACTGGATTTCCCGCTATTTGGTGGGGACATTATCAAGAAGAAGTACCAGAAGGAATTAGTGATGCGATCGCTATTCTCGACTACAATAACTACTCGAAACAAGTAGAGTTGCGGATCGTTGCCATTAGCGGTTCAACGGCTGAAACTACACTCAGCGATCGGGATAACTCAGAAACCTGGATTTTAGACTGGCGCGATCGCATTGGCGATCGGGATGATTCAACTTTAGTATTACAAGATTACCCCAAAAACTGGGACGATCTGCAAGTTAGTTGCCACAAAGCCATCCAAGCCCAGAAAAAACTAGCTATAGCTTATCCACCACCCCAAACTACATCCCCACAACTAGTTTGGCAGCAACTAATCGGAATTGCCAAATATCTGAGTCGAACTGGGGAAATAGCCACAACTCAAGCTTTACAAGACAAACTGCACCTCACCTCTAGCACTTTACATTTAGGGTTGCAATCCCTAGTCGATTTAGGTTTTCAGGTGGAATTTCTCACTCCTGAATCATTAATTATCAAACTTGACTCACATTTAGCTACATTACTCCCAAATTCAGCTTTTAAATTCATCACAGCACTACAAGAAGAACACTTTTCTCAAACCTACTTTCACATCGTACCTGTATCAACCTTAGAAGCAATGGTACAGAAGTCAGAAGTCAGTGCTTCGACAGGCTCAGCAGCCAGTCAGAAGTCAGAAGTTTGGAGAGAATCGTAGGTTGGGTTGACGACAGGAAACCCAAAACCCCATATCGTTCAATTTTATAGGATTGCTATGGGTGATAAACGTCATGTGCTGAACGTGACATTTATCAGATGTGGTTTGTGGTTGGTTTCAGATAACTTAAGAGTATCAACTGAGGGGGACAAAAAATTCACTAATCTTCCTTCCAGATTTGATTCAAACCACATTAATTAATCGGAGAACATCATGTTGAACAACTTCCAAAAATTAACCCTAGCTGCTATCGTACCTACCCTAGCTTTATCAACTGTAATTAAACCCGCTTCTGCGGCTGGCTATCTAGTTCAAAACGCCACTATAACTCAAGTTGAGAATACTTCAATTAACGGCAATAATTTTGCGATTAAAGTTAGTGGTGGAACTGGTTTTTGTAACAATCAATTTATTTTATTTGTCCCAGCAGGAGTCAGTAACGCTAACATTTATGGTCGCTCTTTTCCGATGATACTTCAAGCTTTTCAGAACAATCATAAAGTGTCTATCTATGACTATACCAGTCCAGGAACTACTGTTTCTTGTGCTAAAGGAGGACAAGTGGTTATTAAAAAGTAATTGAGCAAATTATTGGAATTATTACCTCCCTCTATAAATTAGAGAACGTTCACTAATCTTCTTTCAGTATTCAATTCAAACCACATTAATTAATCGGAGAACATCATGTTAAACAACTTCCAAAAACTAACCCTAGCTGCTATCGTACCTATCCTAGCTTTATCAACTGTAATTAAACCCGCTTCTGCGGCTGGCTATCTAGTTCAAAATGCCACTATAACTGAAGTTGAAAATACTTCAATCAACGGCAATAATTTTGCGATTAAAGTTAGTGGTGGAACTGGTTTTTGTAACAATCAATTTATTTTATTTGTCCCAGCAGGAGTCAGTAACGCTAACATTTATGGTCGCTCTTTTCCGATGATACTTCAAGCTTTTCAGAACAATCATAAAGTGTCTATCTATGACTACACCAGTCCCGGAACTACTGTTTCTTGTGCTAAAGGAGGACAAGTGGTTATTACAAAATAATTGAGTTAGTTATTTATATTTGAGATTTAACTTCTGACATCTGGTATATCATCTGTAGGGTGCGTCTAGGCGCGCCCTACTTTTTGTCTATAAGATCCAAAAAATTAATCAAAGACTATAGCAGGGTGAGGAGAAATACAGCACAATGGTAAAAGAATAGCTGGCTAGAGATATTAATAGTCTGGTAGCGATCGCAAGGCTATAGCCTCAAGACCGTTTCCCCCTATCCACCGGCATTGACTCTGGCTACATACTGGTTTAACTTCCACAGCAAGATCGAGACGATTTATGAGTAAATTCTGCGGAAACTTGTCATTAGTAACAAAGTTATTGTGTACCGGAGCGATCGCCACTACTGCAACGAGCTTTTGCTGGTTAACTTTAGGGAACGATCTACAGGCTCACGCTACCCTCAAAGATAATCCGAAAGCCGTTGTAGACGAAGTTTGGCAAATCATCAATCGAGAATATGTAGACGGAACCTTCAATCGCTCTAATTGGTTACAACTTCGTCAAGAATTACTCTCTCAAGAGTATACTTCCAACGAACAAGCTTATACAGCCATTCGCACGGCTTTAGAAAAATTGGGCGATCCCTACACGCGGTTTATGGAGCCAGAACAGTTCAAAAGCCTAACTAGTCAAACCACTGGGGAACTATCGGGAGTGGGAATTCGCTTAGCGGTAGATTCAGCCACTAAAACTCTAACTATAGTGGAACCAATGGCAAATTCTCCCGCCGAGAAAGCAGGAATTAAACCAGGGGACAAACTATTAGCGATAGACGGTAAAAGCACTCGTGGGATGAGTATCGAACAAGCTTCAATTTTAATTAGAGGTGAAGTTGGCACAAAAATTAGCCTCAAGCTCTCTAGAGCCGAAAAAGGAGATTTTGAGCTAAAACTGACTCGCGCCCAAATTGAGCTACCCTCAGTCCGCTATACTCTCAACCAAGAGGGCAATATCAAGGTAGGTTATATTTACTTGAGCGAGTTTAATTCTCACTCCCCAGACCAGATGCGTAAGGCAATTCAAGCTTTAAAACGCCAAAAAGCTCAAGCTTTCGTGCTAGACTTGCGAGAAAATCCAGGGGGATTATTACTTTCTAGTATCGAAATTGCGCGGATGTGGCTCGATACGGGGTCAATTGTCCGAACTGTAGATCGTAAAGGAGAAAATGATGAATTTAAAGCCAATCGCACTGCTTTAACTCAGTTACCTCTAGCAGTTCTAGTCAACGGTGACTCAGCTAGTGCTAGTGAAATTTTAGCGGGCGCTCTCCAAGATAACAAACGGGCGACAATTATTGGAACAGAAACCTTTGGTAAAGCTTTAGTCCAATCAGTACATGACCTTTCCGATGGTTCAGGATTAGCTGTGACGGTGGCTCATTACTACACACCTAAAGGAACTGATATCGGTCATAAGGGAGTATCCCCAGATATCCATATAAATATCAGCAAAGAGCAGCAATTTCAATTATCTGCTCGTTCTAACTGGTTTGGAAGCCCCCAAGATCCCTTATATACTAAAGCGATCGCCGTACTTCAATCTGATGTTACCCAGGGCGCTCCCTCTCGATCTCCATCACCTGTAAGCGTTCGCTAGAGCTTCTCTTCAGAACTAAGTCCGATTAAATGGACTAGTTCTGGGAGAATCAGTTGCTCCATCGCTAGCTTTACTGCGGTAGTAGAGCCAGGAATTGAGAAAATAACTCGGTTGTGGAAAGTTCCCGCTATGGCTCTAGAAGCGATCGCTCCTAGAGCCATAAGGTGAAGTGATTGTATTGCTCGATAGCTTGAAGGTAGGTTGGTAATGGATGGCTATAACTGAAGTGATAAATGTGGGAACAATTCCTATCAACACGATTACGAGAAGTAGTTCGGTTTGGGTGAACCCTTTGTGCCCATATTTCCGGTTTAAAAGATTTAGGTATTGATAAATCAGAGATTTCATGGTTTTACTCCTTAATTTCAGACAGAAAAGTTAACAGCCTCATGTGTATTTCCGAGGTAACTATCCCTAGGAATCAGATAGCTTATTGAATTACGTGTCTCAGCCGGAAATGTTGATATTGTCGGGACAAAAGTAAAGTTACTAAAATTGTTGATAGCATCACTGCCCCTGCGGTGAGATAAGTCCAATGACCTGACATTTTGTCGAGGATATGCCACAGAGCTAACAGAGGAATCAAATGCGTTAAGCGATGAATTTTTGACCAGTTTTTCTTGTGGAACTTTACCGCTTCATTACTGGAAGTAACGGTTAAAATTATCAAAATAGTCATCATTGAAAAACCTTGAAAGTAGTGCAGGTAAGTTGATAAATTTAAGAGATATAAATGTCTTTTAATTACCTGCAACATCCCATGATTTAACGCCAGACAAAATGTAAGAACTCCAATAAAGCGCCGATGTTTTAGCAGTAAAAATGTAAGTTTATTTCGGCTAAATTGGGGTAAAATAGCTTTAATAATCCCCGGAACCAGGGTTAGTGCGTAGCAGATTAAAGCAATTAGCCCTAAAAGATTTGAGAATAAAAACGGAGCTATCAGTAAAGAGATTGCTATGGCTAGGGCATAAATAATTGCGGCGATCGCTAAATAAGTAATTAACTGCCTTTTCATAAAAAATGAGTATTTGCGTATCTCAACAATATAGCTATCGAAATTCTGCAAACAACCTAACGTGCGTTAGGAAGAGCGTTAGGAATTTTCGTAACATTACTAACAAAAACGTTACGAACTTGGATTGTAGAAAACTTCAAAGCCTTGTCATCAAAGCGATACAAGTCTGACTAAATGGGCTAACTCTGGAAGAATTAATTTCTCCATAGCTAGCTTTACTGCGGTAGTAGAGCCAGGAATTGAGAAAATAACTCGGTTTTGGTAAGTTCCTGCTATGGCTCTAGAAGCGATCGCTCTAGAGCCAATTTCTTGGTAGCTGAGAAATCTAAATATCTCCCCAAATCCAGGTAAAACCTTCTCTAACAATGGTTCTAAAGTTTCATAAGTGCGATCGCGAGGTGCTATTCCCGTACCTCCATTGAAGATTATGGCTTGAATGGTGGAATCTCTACAGATAGTATCTAAGCGAGCGCGAATTTGGCTGGGTTCGTCTTTGATAATTTCATAAAACCCAATCTGATGACCAGCAAGCAGTAGTAATTCTCGGATCGATTGACCGCTTTTGTCATTATCTTGCGATCTACTATCACTAACCGTAATTACCGCGCAACATACCGTTTTTTGAGAAATATCGGCGTGCGGTTGCTGATTCATAATAAATAAACAAGCGGGAAGCGAGAATCATGGGGTGTAGGGATAATATCACTCAGGGAAATTTTAGCTTTGTTGGCTTGACTCTCGTTGTAATTTCTGCGCCAATTCAGGATAATTCTCTAATTCATCCCAAGAATCCACGGCTGAATGCTTGATCCGATTTTCTTGGGCGTGTAGCCGATCCATATAAGCTTGAAAAGCTGCTTCATCATCTCGATGATTTAATACGTAATTCCGTAACTCCTTCTTACTCATCGCCAGAAAATTAGGTTGCATAATTACTCCGTCCAATCTCCATTTGGATCGATTTCAATCTCGATTTCTTCTCCGATTAACATAAACACATTGCTAGTGCGAGAATCGAAGCGTACAAGGTTAATGGGTAAATACATTCTTGTTGCCCAGGATGAGAGGACAAAACATCGCCATGTTTGGGCTGTAGTGGGAATAATTTAACTCTTTTTGACCCCTTTTCAGAGTACAGACTAAAATTACTCTTAGTTTAGCAACTCTGGAGGGCGATCGCGCCAGCCGAATATGCGTGACAAGTGTGCGATCGCTGACTCCCTTAGAAGAGATAGATAATTAAAATTGCATCCTAGCTCATGCTTTACTATCTACGACTTACTAAAACCCAGATCGTGATCTTCAGCATAGCGCTCCATAAAGCGCATAAACCTCTCCCACTCATCTTTAGATTTCATGATATAAGTAGCTTCAATCGCTTCTGGTCTACCATTGATAAATTTAGCATTAACGTCTTTTGTAACCAGTTCTCCTTCTTCATCTATCATGTACATACCCGTAACTTCACCGTTTTGTTCGTTACTGAGAGCTTTGGGTTTCTCGAAATAGAATGTCGCAGTCCCACTATCACCAGTACGAGAACGAGTCAAACGCACCTCTGGAATTGCATCTTCAGTTAGTCCGCGAGCAAATTGAATTTCTGTCATGATAAATCGATGAGTTAGCGTAAGATCGTTAGGATTATCTTCTCATTATCCCTTATGCTAGTAATCGGTCTTTCAAATTGTTGATTCTTTTTCTAAAATTAAAGTCACTGGACCCTCATTTTCAATAGTTACTTGCATCATTGCCCCAAATTCTCCGATTTCTACCTTTAAACCGCTCTGACGCAGTTTTTCAACAAATTTTTGGTAAAGTTCGCTAGCAACTTCTGGATGAGCAGAGCGATCGAAAGACGGACGACGACCTTTGCGACAGTCGCCATATAACGTAAATTGACTGATTACCAGTAATTCTCCGTTAATTTCTTGAACTGACTTGTCCCAACGGCTAGATTCAGCTTCAGGATCGGGAAATAACCTCAGTTCCAAGCACTTACGCGCCATCCAATCTAACTCTCGTTCTGTATCAGTATCAGCAATTCCGACTAGAAGATTGAGTCCTCGTTGGATTTTACCGATAACTACC
Proteins encoded in this region:
- the recJ gene encoding single-stranded-DNA-specific exonuclease RecJ translates to MTPSNPEWQIQSPVAVPDEFVEAVRKLHPGIKGSYAAQLLWQRGVRDAQQLAGYLQPDSYQPASPFAFGEEMERAVARLQKAVEDREKIAIWGDFDADGITATSVLWEGLGEFFPQNQQLSYYIPNRLRESHGLNLPGIERLKTQGISLIVTCDTGSTNLAEINYANELGIEIVVTDHHTLPSERPNVAAIVNPRYLPQNHPLHHLSGVAVAYKLVEAMYLSLPHIPQQPLENLLDLVCIGLITDLVQLRGDCRYLAQQGLKRLQKQLQTPSRPGVAELLQLCSRNGDRPTDISFGIGPRINAISRIHGDATFGVELLTSRDSKRCRELAMITETANARRKGLQQDLIKQVKSKLKQVDLSTTYALVLWDEQWSTGVLGLVASQIAQEYGRPTILLSTGMELEGEEDPVSVNTLARGSARSVGNIDLYELVRSQSHLLHRFGGHPFAAGLSLEIDNLPLFTEGINRQLRELSLRNNIKFAPTIYADLICEISELGRDLYDELKLLEPYGMGNPAPQILIKNCRFTNVVNRNIKDLKQQKVQYIKTQMQIWDESSLTGFPAIWWGHYQEEVPEGISDAIAILDYNNYSKQVELRIVAISGSTAETTLSDRDNSETWILDWRDRIGDRDDSTLVLQDYPKNWDDLQVSCHKAIQAQKKLAIAYPPPQTTSPQLVWQQLIGIAKYLSRTGEIATTQALQDKLHLTSSTLHLGLQSLVDLGFQVEFLTPESLIIKLDSHLATLLPNSAFKFITALQEEHFSQTYFHIVPVSTLEAMVQKSEVSASTGSAASQKSEVWRES
- a CDS encoding DUF5992 family protein, which codes for MLNNFQKLTLAAIVPTLALSTVIKPASAAGYLVQNATITQVENTSINGNNFAIKVSGGTGFCNNQFILFVPAGVSNANIYGRSFPMILQAFQNNHKVSIYDYTSPGTTVSCAKGGQVVIKK
- a CDS encoding DUF5992 family protein — its product is MLNNFQKLTLAAIVPILALSTVIKPASAAGYLVQNATITEVENTSINGNNFAIKVSGGTGFCNNQFILFVPAGVSNANIYGRSFPMILQAFQNNHKVSIYDYTSPGTTVSCAKGGQVVITK
- the ctpB gene encoding carboxyl-terminal processing protease CtpB, with translation MSLVTKLLCTGAIATTATSFCWLTLGNDLQAHATLKDNPKAVVDEVWQIINREYVDGTFNRSNWLQLRQELLSQEYTSNEQAYTAIRTALEKLGDPYTRFMEPEQFKSLTSQTTGELSGVGIRLAVDSATKTLTIVEPMANSPAEKAGIKPGDKLLAIDGKSTRGMSIEQASILIRGEVGTKISLKLSRAEKGDFELKLTRAQIELPSVRYTLNQEGNIKVGYIYLSEFNSHSPDQMRKAIQALKRQKAQAFVLDLRENPGGLLLSSIEIARMWLDTGSIVRTVDRKGENDEFKANRTALTQLPLAVLVNGDSASASEILAGALQDNKRATIIGTETFGKALVQSVHDLSDGSGLAVTVAHYYTPKGTDIGHKGVSPDIHINISKEQQFQLSARSNWFGSPQDPLYTKAIAVLQSDVTQGAPSRSPSPVSVR
- a CDS encoding type II secretion system protein: MKSLIYQYLNLLNRKYGHKGFTQTELLLVIVLIGIVPTFITSVIAIHYQPTFKLSSNTITSPYGSRSDRF
- a CDS encoding ferric reductase-like transmembrane domain-containing protein, which codes for MKRQLITYLAIAAIIYALAIAISLLIAPFLFSNLLGLIALICYALTLVPGIIKAILPQFSRNKLTFLLLKHRRFIGVLTFCLALNHGMLQVIKRHLYLLNLSTYLHYFQGFSMMTILIILTVTSSNEAVKFHKKNWSKIHRLTHLIPLLALWHILDKMSGHWTYLTAGAVMLSTILVTLLLSRQYQHFRLRHVIQ
- a CDS encoding MogA/MoaB family molybdenum cofactor biosynthesis protein, translated to MNQQPHADISQKTVCCAVITVSDSRSQDNDKSGQSIRELLLLAGHQIGFYEIIKDEPSQIRARLDTICRDSTIQAIIFNGGTGIAPRDRTYETLEPLLEKVLPGFGEIFRFLSYQEIGSRAIASRAIAGTYQNRVIFSIPGSTTAVKLAMEKLILPELAHLVRLVSL
- a CDS encoding DUF6887 family protein, producing MQPNFLAMSKKELRNYVLNHRDDEAAFQAYMDRLHAQENRIKHSAVDSWDELENYPELAQKLQRESSQQS
- a CDS encoding DUF6888 family protein, encoding MIPTTAQTWRCFVLSSWATRMYLPINLVRFDSRTSNVFMLIGEEIEIEIDPNGDWTE
- the psb28 gene encoding photosystem II reaction center protein Psb28, translated to MTEIQFARGLTEDAIPEVRLTRSRTGDSGTATFYFEKPKALSNEQNGEVTGMYMIDEEGELVTKDVNAKFINGRPEAIEATYIMKSKDEWERFMRFMERYAEDHDLGFSKS
- the dtd gene encoding D-aminoacyl-tRNA deacylase, translated to MRVIVQRVKSSHVEVAGVVIGKIQRGLNLLVGIADTDTERELDWMARKCLELRLFPDPEAESSRWDKSVQEINGELLVISQFTLYGDCRKGRRPSFDRSAHPEVASELYQKFVEKLRQSGLKVEIGEFGAMMQVTIENEGPVTLILEKESTI